A DNA window from Xanthomonas campestris pv. campestris str. ATCC 33913 contains the following coding sequences:
- a CDS encoding LysR family transcriptional regulator, whose translation MELRHLRCFVVLAEELHFTRAAERLHIEQSPLSRTIKELEDDLGALLFNRDRRGTRLTDAGKAFLLDVRRLFTTLDQARENVKAVSAGFRVSMRIAVSDGAIDSRLSDLLARCREEEPDVEIRLTEVTLSELLHGLRSGDFTIGFTHTEEVGDGIVAEPIWHARMVAVIPARHPLLAFKEVPIEELLRAPLIMWNHQAYEGYDKAFTKLLRGLDEKPNVIERAASLDVMLALVAAGYGIGLASGAKLEPCKHSDIVIRPLANQSAVITTYMLTAANAAPSISVDRFTTRLKDRN comes from the coding sequence ATGGAGCTGCGACATCTGCGCTGCTTTGTGGTTTTGGCCGAGGAACTGCACTTCACAAGAGCAGCTGAACGCCTCCATATCGAACAATCTCCTTTATCCAGGACTATCAAGGAACTGGAAGACGACTTGGGCGCTTTACTGTTCAACCGTGATCGAAGAGGAACGCGGCTGACCGATGCCGGCAAAGCATTTCTTCTGGACGTACGCCGTTTATTTACCACTTTGGATCAAGCCCGAGAAAATGTGAAGGCGGTTTCCGCGGGCTTCCGGGTAAGTATGCGGATTGCAGTATCAGACGGAGCGATCGATTCCAGATTATCTGATCTTCTTGCACGTTGTCGCGAGGAGGAGCCTGATGTTGAAATTCGCCTCACAGAAGTCACGCTCTCTGAGCTCCTCCATGGACTAAGGTCGGGAGACTTCACCATTGGGTTCACACACACAGAAGAGGTTGGCGATGGCATTGTTGCTGAACCCATTTGGCATGCACGAATGGTTGCAGTGATACCAGCCCGTCATCCGCTACTCGCTTTCAAAGAAGTGCCTATCGAAGAACTTCTCCGCGCCCCATTGATCATGTGGAACCACCAAGCCTATGAGGGCTACGATAAGGCCTTTACCAAGCTGTTGCGAGGCTTGGATGAGAAACCAAACGTCATCGAGCGCGCAGCTTCGCTCGACGTTATGCTAGCTCTCGTTGCGGCTGGTTACGGGATTGGCCTCGCATCTGGCGCGAAGCTGGAACCGTGCAAGCATTCTGATATCGTCATCCGTCCATTGGCAAATCAATCAGCGGTGATTACGACGTACATGCTGACAGCTGCCAATGCTGCGCCTTCAATCTCTGTGGATCGCTTCACAACACGTTTGAAAGATAGAAATTAG
- a CDS encoding helix-turn-helix domain-containing protein produces MQKRTMKPGRPMGATTYEAEPAIAFGKAVRAARTARDISQEELATLAGIERSHMGKIERGQHMPTLALILRVSIALNDSAANLMTATESILYSDSEG; encoded by the coding sequence ATGCAGAAGCGCACAATGAAACCAGGACGCCCAATGGGCGCCACCACCTATGAAGCTGAGCCAGCGATTGCGTTCGGGAAGGCTGTACGTGCCGCACGGACTGCGCGCGACATATCTCAAGAAGAGCTGGCAACCCTCGCCGGCATTGAGCGCTCTCACATGGGAAAGATCGAGCGGGGGCAACACATGCCTACACTAGCGTTGATTTTGCGGGTATCCATCGCATTAAACGACAGTGCAGCCAACCTGATGACTGCTACTGAAAGCATTCTTTACTCTGACTCAGAAGGGTGA
- a CDS encoding LysR substrate-binding domain-containing protein, with the protein MNQDCCSRLIRVAAAPAVLSPELADLLALQRTEEPETPVLLQEVTQDVLTTSILGGTYDLGIGWPVATDALAVLPLWRDQLAVALPARSPLLAKRAISLQVTLSYPLICWHPNPCVEGLDTEAETDDRSAHLCRVAVTSFDLLTVLVAAGYGIGIAPKSYIVSARNRGIVMRQILGTPRWVYTCLFRSANALSPAVERFVERASRVAISTENKRFR; encoded by the coding sequence ATGAACCAGGATTGTTGCTCGCGATTGATCAGAGTTGCCGCCGCTCCAGCAGTGCTGTCCCCAGAGTTGGCTGATCTCCTTGCGCTTCAGCGAACAGAAGAGCCTGAAACACCTGTGCTATTGCAAGAGGTCACCCAGGACGTGCTCACGACTAGCATCCTCGGAGGAACCTACGATCTAGGCATCGGTTGGCCGGTAGCCACCGATGCCCTAGCCGTCCTGCCACTGTGGCGCGACCAATTAGCCGTCGCTTTGCCCGCTCGTTCCCCACTGCTGGCAAAGCGTGCTATTTCATTACAGGTAACACTCAGTTACCCATTGATTTGTTGGCATCCGAATCCTTGTGTTGAAGGGCTTGATACGGAGGCAGAAACGGATGATCGAAGCGCTCATCTATGCCGGGTTGCAGTCACATCCTTCGATCTGCTTACGGTACTCGTTGCGGCTGGCTATGGCATCGGTATTGCGCCGAAGAGCTACATAGTCAGTGCCCGTAATCGAGGTATCGTCATGCGCCAGATCCTCGGCACTCCTCGTTGGGTTTACACCTGTCTTTTTCGATCGGCTAATGCTCTCTCACCTGCAGTTGAAAGGTTTGTCGAGCGAGCGTCACGGGTAGCGATATCCACGGAAAACAAGCGTTTCAGGTGA
- a CDS encoding XVIPCD domain-containing protein — MPKYTIEARSLNVLGVAGHDFWVLRDEQGKALAELHGLATDRQTGEALTIGTDEARHSLRAWNLALDGAYAASVGTDVSRSTFIEDNQQSRTVVIGDKDEILARWNTAVKAMPELNALNLNYPKYGFKVFGDTVNSNSAFRTFGELMSLPVEGFPGRVEPGLGNRMLSEERIEELRYREQPAQNRELERTPANDPIRQGHPDHALMQQIREKIEGLKNSGHVQAADSARITASVYALAKQNNFSSVDEIALSKQTNAAAPGEKIFILQGASDNPATLRAYMPTQEAIQTPVEQSFEKVRKLQSSESVTERAQQQPPHQIPEQEARQRPTVPSL, encoded by the coding sequence ATGCCGAAGTATACGATTGAAGCAAGATCACTCAATGTTCTTGGTGTAGCTGGACACGATTTCTGGGTTTTGCGCGATGAGCAGGGTAAAGCTCTAGCTGAGTTACACGGCCTGGCCACTGATCGACAAACCGGCGAAGCACTCACAATAGGTACTGACGAGGCTAGGCACTCCCTTCGTGCTTGGAACCTTGCGCTCGATGGTGCCTATGCAGCCTCAGTTGGCACCGACGTGAGTCGAAGTACCTTCATTGAGGATAACCAGCAATCACGCACCGTCGTCATCGGCGATAAGGATGAGATCCTGGCGCGTTGGAACACTGCAGTTAAAGCGATGCCAGAACTCAACGCACTGAATCTGAACTATCCCAAGTATGGCTTCAAGGTGTTTGGTGACACCGTTAATAGCAATTCCGCCTTCCGAACCTTTGGCGAATTGATGAGTTTACCGGTAGAGGGTTTCCCTGGCAGGGTCGAGCCGGGCCTTGGCAACCGTATGCTGTCAGAGGAACGTATAGAGGAACTGCGCTACCGCGAGCAACCAGCCCAGAACCGGGAGCTAGAACGTACCCCGGCCAACGATCCAATTCGCCAGGGTCATCCGGATCACGCTTTGATGCAGCAGATACGCGAGAAGATCGAAGGACTAAAAAATTCCGGTCACGTGCAAGCTGCAGACAGCGCCCGCATTACCGCCAGTGTGTATGCGCTCGCCAAGCAAAACAACTTCAGTAGCGTTGACGAAATCGCACTGAGCAAGCAGACCAATGCCGCAGCGCCCGGCGAAAAAATCTTCATTCTGCAGGGCGCTTCAGACAACCCTGCAACCCTGCGCGCATACATGCCGACTCAGGAGGCGATACAGACGCCAGTTGAGCAATCTTTCGAAAAGGTGCGAAAACTGCAAAGCAGTGAGTCGGTAACGGAGCGCGCGCAGCAGCAGCCTCCACACCAGATTCCGGAGCAAGAAGCTCGGCAGCGGCCGACTGTGCCCTCTCTGTAG
- a CDS encoding tyrosine-type recombinase/integrase has product MLTDMVVRQAKASDKPYTLADFDGLFLYVSPVGGKAWHFRYTWVGQRARISLGSYPELSLRDAREFRDQARALVAKGINPRTDRKQKRQAIRLAGENTFMAVYEKWMEHRQLTLEEGRQSSLEQIRRVFKKDVFPYLKRYTIYEITRPVLLEVIGRIEKRESLSVAEKVRTWLKQLADYAMVVIPGMVEHPAIDLHVVAVPLPPVEHNPFLRMPELPLFLQTLRKYRGMQMTQLAIRLLLLTGVRTGELRLATPDQFDLEQGLWIIPVMSLKQRKMLTKKKRKRVTDIPPYIVPLPVQAIEIVRHMLDLFKPAQTYLFPGVKRITARMSENTVNRAIKRLGYDGRLTGHGIRATISTALNELGYPKVWVDAQLSHADPNRISATYNHAEYVEQRRLMMQDWADRLDLFEQNQVQIASTHLTIHLQGVPTIAGQKVTPLPALGQHAPIMLVAPNEQTMPAVGTGTQRLSAVQMPEYALPKISEVQRERLEVLDIFEGPDNLVVADYAKLAGKSRRWITYEIQARNLLSIQLGNKGQRVPVWQLNMFKRRLVQAVLKRLHRGVDTWDIYYALTRPREELDGKSPIEALTSDNQQAMVEAVCRAVSEATTPVVEKRVPINRIAECMSEF; this is encoded by the coding sequence ATGCTCACAGATATGGTCGTCCGGCAAGCAAAGGCTTCCGACAAGCCCTACACCCTCGCAGACTTCGACGGTTTGTTCCTCTACGTCTCCCCTGTTGGCGGCAAAGCCTGGCACTTCCGCTACACCTGGGTTGGACAACGTGCCCGAATTTCGCTTGGCAGCTATCCCGAACTCTCTCTGCGCGACGCGCGCGAATTTCGTGACCAGGCCCGTGCCCTCGTCGCCAAGGGCATCAACCCGCGCACCGACCGAAAGCAAAAACGCCAAGCCATCCGGTTGGCTGGCGAAAACACCTTCATGGCGGTCTACGAAAAGTGGATGGAACACCGGCAACTGACCCTGGAAGAAGGTCGTCAAAGTTCGCTGGAACAGATCCGCCGCGTGTTCAAAAAAGATGTATTCCCTTACCTCAAACGCTACACCATCTACGAGATCACCCGTCCGGTGCTACTGGAGGTGATCGGCCGGATCGAGAAACGCGAGTCACTGTCCGTCGCCGAAAAGGTGCGCACCTGGCTCAAGCAACTCGCCGACTACGCCATGGTGGTCATTCCGGGCATGGTCGAGCACCCCGCCATCGATCTACACGTGGTCGCTGTTCCGTTGCCGCCCGTTGAGCACAACCCATTCCTGCGTATGCCCGAGCTCCCCCTGTTTCTGCAGACACTTCGCAAGTACCGCGGCATGCAGATGACCCAATTGGCCATTCGCCTGTTGCTGCTGACGGGTGTACGCACAGGCGAACTACGTTTGGCCACGCCGGACCAATTCGATCTGGAACAAGGTTTATGGATCATCCCGGTGATGTCGCTCAAGCAGCGCAAGATGCTGACCAAGAAGAAGCGAAAACGCGTAACTGACATCCCGCCCTACATCGTGCCGCTGCCCGTGCAAGCCATCGAGATCGTGCGGCACATGCTCGACCTGTTCAAACCAGCGCAGACCTACCTTTTCCCAGGCGTGAAGCGAATCACTGCCCGCATGAGCGAAAACACGGTCAACCGTGCGATCAAGCGGCTGGGCTATGACGGTCGTCTCACCGGTCACGGCATCAGGGCGACGATTTCAACCGCCCTCAATGAGCTGGGTTACCCCAAGGTCTGGGTCGACGCGCAACTCTCACATGCTGACCCCAATCGCATCAGCGCCACCTACAACCATGCCGAGTACGTTGAACAGCGTCGGCTAATGATGCAGGACTGGGCTGATCGGCTGGATCTGTTCGAGCAAAATCAGGTTCAGATTGCCAGCACGCACCTCACCATCCACCTTCAGGGCGTTCCCACAATTGCCGGTCAGAAAGTCACGCCGCTGCCGGCGTTGGGCCAACACGCTCCCATCATGCTGGTAGCACCCAATGAGCAAACGATGCCAGCTGTCGGCACCGGGACTCAGCGGCTCTCTGCAGTGCAAATGCCTGAATACGCTCTACCGAAGATCTCTGAGGTCCAGCGAGAGCGATTGGAGGTACTGGACATTTTTGAAGGGCCCGACAACCTGGTCGTCGCGGACTATGCCAAGCTCGCGGGCAAATCGCGGCGGTGGATTACTTACGAGATCCAGGCCCGCAACCTACTTTCAATTCAGTTGGGCAACAAGGGGCAGCGGGTTCCGGTGTGGCAACTCAACATGTTCAAGCGCCGCTTGGTGCAGGCGGTACTCAAGCGTCTGCACCGTGGCGTTGATACATGGGATATCTACTACGCCTTGACGCGACCTCGCGAGGAACTTGATGGCAAGTCGCCTATTGAGGCGCTCACTTCGGACAATCAGCAAGCGATGGTTGAGGCGGTTTGCCGGGCCGTATCTGAAGCAACGACGCCAGTCGTTGAGAAGCGAGTCCCCATAAACAGGATTGCCGAATGCATGTCTGAATTTTGA
- a CDS encoding autotransporter outer membrane beta-barrel domain-containing protein → MAVAIALAASPAMADSAFDQTVFFGDSLTDSGYYNPLLPAASRAVTGKFTTNPGWVWAEYVGDHFGTNAAPNGNGQTGDNYAAGGARIQASSVSALGAAPSVTSQVNTYLVANGGQANPNALYTVWGGANDLLAAATAPAQAQAIIGSAVTAQVGAVGALQAAGARYVMVPTIPDVGITPRFRAGGAAAMAQGTAAATAYNTALFNGLQSAGLRVIPVDTFHILQEVVADPGIYGFSNVTGTACNPALALPACNPTSLVAANAPNTYVFADGIHPTTATHQILGQYAISLLEAPRLQQVLTRSAQAGGRARADQVAWHLDGKPEADGLRWWGSVRGDIQRYDDADLYDGMAPAGLFGVDWTAGDLVFGGFAGFGRMDADFGNRNGSFKQDDTTLGGFVGWYTGPVWVNAQVSYSWLSYDVDREVQLGPATRVHSGSPDGSNLTAAVNAGYSLGEGNVKYGPVVGLTWQKLKLDGYTESNASSTALGYADQDIDSLVGRIGFQVRLDGAPVKPYLQATYDHEFKDGTEASAWLQSMPEVGMYTVPGQNFDRNYATVVLGARTGIWGLQSNIGLSTTTAQRSARDATVFVNFSGNF, encoded by the coding sequence ATGGCCGTGGCCATCGCGCTGGCGGCCAGCCCGGCCATGGCCGACTCGGCCTTCGATCAAACCGTGTTCTTCGGTGACAGCCTCACCGACAGCGGTTACTACAACCCGCTGCTGCCGGCCGCCTCGCGCGCGGTCACCGGCAAGTTCACCACCAACCCGGGCTGGGTGTGGGCCGAATACGTGGGCGACCACTTCGGCACCAATGCGGCGCCCAACGGCAATGGCCAGACCGGCGACAACTACGCTGCCGGCGGCGCGCGCATCCAGGCCAGTTCGGTCAGCGCGCTCGGCGCAGCACCGTCGGTGACCAGCCAGGTCAATACCTATTTGGTGGCCAACGGTGGTCAGGCCAACCCGAATGCGCTGTACACCGTGTGGGGCGGCGCCAATGACCTGCTCGCTGCAGCCACCGCGCCTGCCCAGGCGCAGGCCATCATCGGCAGCGCCGTGACCGCGCAGGTGGGCGCGGTTGGCGCGCTGCAGGCCGCTGGCGCACGTTATGTGATGGTGCCGACCATTCCGGATGTGGGCATCACCCCGCGCTTCCGCGCCGGCGGTGCCGCCGCCATGGCGCAGGGCACGGCCGCTGCCACCGCCTACAACACCGCACTGTTCAACGGCCTGCAGTCGGCCGGCCTGCGGGTGATCCCGGTCGATACCTTCCACATCCTGCAGGAAGTGGTTGCCGACCCGGGCATCTACGGTTTCAGCAACGTCACCGGTACCGCCTGCAACCCGGCGCTCGCGCTGCCGGCCTGCAACCCGACCAGCCTGGTCGCCGCGAACGCGCCCAACACCTATGTGTTCGCCGACGGCATCCACCCCACCACGGCCACCCACCAGATCCTGGGCCAGTACGCCATCTCGCTGTTGGAAGCGCCGCGCCTGCAGCAGGTGCTGACGCGCTCCGCCCAGGCCGGCGGCCGCGCACGTGCCGACCAGGTGGCTTGGCACCTTGATGGGAAGCCCGAGGCCGATGGCCTGCGTTGGTGGGGGAGCGTGCGTGGCGACATTCAGCGTTATGACGATGCGGACCTGTACGACGGCATGGCGCCGGCCGGCCTGTTCGGCGTGGATTGGACCGCCGGTGACCTGGTGTTCGGCGGCTTTGCCGGCTTCGGCCGCATGGATGCCGACTTCGGCAACCGCAACGGCAGCTTCAAGCAGGATGACACCACGCTGGGCGGCTTCGTCGGCTGGTACACCGGCCCGGTCTGGGTCAACGCCCAGGTCAGCTACAGCTGGCTGAGCTACGACGTGGACCGCGAAGTCCAGCTGGGGCCAGCCACCCGCGTGCACAGTGGCTCGCCGGACGGCAGTAACCTCACTGCCGCGGTCAATGCCGGCTATTCGCTGGGCGAAGGCAACGTCAAGTACGGCCCGGTGGTCGGCCTGACCTGGCAGAAGCTCAAGCTCGACGGCTACACCGAAAGCAACGCAAGCTCCACCGCGCTGGGCTATGCCGACCAGGACATCGACTCGCTGGTGGGCCGCATCGGCTTCCAGGTGCGCCTGGATGGCGCGCCGGTCAAGCCGTACCTGCAGGCCACCTACGACCACGAGTTCAAGGACGGCACCGAAGCCAGCGCCTGGCTGCAGTCGATGCCGGAAGTGGGCATGTACACCGTCCCGGGCCAGAACTTCGACCGCAACTACGCGACCGTTGTGCTGGGCGCCCGCACCGGCATCTGGGGCCTGCAGAGCAACATCGGCCTGAGCACCACCACCGCCCAGCGCAGCGCCCGCGACGCCACCGTGTTCGTGAACTTCAGCGGCAACTTCTAA
- the thiS gene encoding sulfur carrier protein ThiS, whose product MNIQLNGTPRTLPDDVLLSALLELEGLSQRRVAVEVNGEIVSRGLHATHALREGDVVEIVHALGGG is encoded by the coding sequence ATGAACATTCAACTCAACGGCACTCCACGCACGCTTCCCGACGACGTGCTGTTGTCCGCGCTGCTGGAACTTGAAGGTCTGTCGCAGCGCCGCGTTGCGGTGGAGGTCAATGGCGAAATCGTCTCGCGCGGGTTGCACGCCACCCATGCGCTGCGCGAGGGCGACGTGGTGGAAATCGTGCATGCACTGGGCGGCGGTTGA
- a CDS encoding thiazole synthase, translated as MTLSAPSDALVIAGKPYRSRLLTGTGKFKDLDETRLATEAAAAQIVTVAIRRVNIGQDPNAPSLLDVLPPDRYTLLPNTAGCYTAEDAVRTCRLARELLDGHNLTKLEVLGDERTLYPDVVQTLKAAEQLVADGFEVMVYTSDDPILAKRLEEIGCVAVMPLAAPIGSGLGIQNKYNLLEIIENAKVPIIVDAGVGTASDAAIAMELGCDGVLMNTAIAGARDPILMASAMRKAIEAGREAFLAGRIPRKRYASASSPVDGVIG; from the coding sequence ATGACACTTTCCGCCCCCTCCGATGCGCTGGTGATCGCCGGCAAGCCCTACCGTTCGCGCCTGCTGACCGGCACCGGCAAGTTCAAGGACCTGGACGAAACCCGCCTGGCCACCGAGGCCGCTGCCGCGCAGATCGTCACCGTGGCCATTCGCCGGGTGAACATTGGCCAGGACCCCAACGCGCCCAGCCTGCTCGATGTGCTGCCGCCGGACCGCTACACCCTGCTCCCCAATACCGCCGGCTGCTACACCGCCGAAGACGCGGTGCGCACCTGCCGGCTGGCCCGTGAGCTGCTGGATGGCCACAACCTCACCAAGCTGGAAGTGCTGGGCGACGAGCGCACGCTCTATCCGGACGTGGTGCAGACGCTCAAGGCCGCCGAACAACTGGTCGCCGACGGTTTCGAGGTCATGGTGTACACCTCCGATGACCCGATCCTGGCCAAGCGGCTGGAAGAAATCGGCTGCGTGGCGGTGATGCCGCTGGCCGCGCCGATCGGCTCGGGCCTGGGCATCCAGAACAAGTACAACCTGCTGGAAATCATCGAAAACGCCAAGGTGCCGATCATCGTCGACGCCGGCGTGGGCACCGCCTCCGATGCCGCCATTGCGATGGAACTGGGCTGCGACGGCGTGCTGATGAACACCGCCATTGCCGGTGCACGCGACCCGATCCTGATGGCCAGCGCGATGCGCAAGGCGATCGAAGCCGGCCGCGAGGCGTTCCTGGCTGGCCGGATTCCACGCAAGCGCTACGCCTCGGCATCGAGCCCGGTCGATGGCGTGATCGGATGA
- the trmB gene encoding tRNA (guanosine(46)-N7)-methyltransferase TrmB translates to MTDPFTSDGAKMPPKPFTIEEGRRQVRSFVLRQGRFTPAQQRAFDELWPRFGLDYTGAPRDLDAVFGRPAPKVLEIGFGNGAALRFAAQHDPARDYIGIEVHAPGVGRLLNALDDDGATHVRLYHHDAVEVLEREIADGALDEVRIYFPDPWHKKRHNKRRLVQPAFAQLLVRKLRDGGRLHAATDWADYAEQMWDVLDATEGLVNRAGPRGHVARPAWRPQTHFETRGQKLGHGVWDLLYDRESGMENRESPGQAPAAPG, encoded by the coding sequence ATGACTGATCCTTTCACCAGCGACGGCGCCAAGATGCCGCCCAAGCCCTTCACCATCGAAGAAGGTCGCCGCCAGGTGCGCAGCTTCGTGTTGCGCCAGGGCCGCTTTACGCCGGCGCAGCAGCGCGCGTTCGACGAGCTGTGGCCGCGCTTCGGTCTGGACTACACCGGCGCCCCGCGTGACCTGGACGCCGTGTTCGGCCGCCCCGCACCCAAGGTGCTGGAGATCGGTTTCGGCAATGGTGCGGCCTTGCGCTTCGCAGCCCAGCACGACCCTGCGCGCGACTACATCGGCATCGAGGTGCATGCCCCCGGTGTCGGGCGGCTGCTCAATGCGCTGGACGATGACGGCGCCACGCATGTGCGCCTGTATCACCACGATGCAGTGGAAGTGCTCGAGCGCGAGATCGCCGACGGCGCGCTGGATGAAGTGCGCATCTATTTCCCGGACCCGTGGCACAAGAAGCGCCACAACAAGCGCCGCCTGGTGCAGCCGGCGTTCGCGCAGTTGCTGGTGCGCAAGCTGCGCGATGGCGGCCGCTTGCACGCGGCCACCGACTGGGCCGACTACGCCGAACAGATGTGGGACGTGCTCGACGCCACAGAAGGCCTGGTGAATCGCGCCGGCCCACGCGGCCACGTCGCACGCCCCGCCTGGCGCCCACAAACCCATTTCGAGACCCGTGGCCAGAAGCTGGGCCATGGCGTGTGGGATTTGCTGTATGACCGGGAATCGGGAATGGAGAATCGGGAATCGCCAGGGCAGGCGCCAGCGGCGCCCGGATAA
- a CDS encoding SLC13 family permease, whose product MDTALTLTNDMKLVLGLVGFTMAMFLFERIRADVVALIVLVVLGVTGLVAPEELFGGFSGNAVMSIIATTILGAGLERTGALNRLATWLLRRSHGSEQRLMMMTLGISGLNSSFMQNPSVMALYLPVASRLAARTGLTLQRMLLPIAAAIVMGGALTMVGNSPLILLNDLLVSANNNLPSGMASIEPLTMFAPLPIGLALLVAALLYFRFYGDRKLIEEERLINEGVTPSRTESYFAKTYGIDGDVFELTVTAESPLVGMTLGEAEAIHDAPLLLALKTGNDTRLAPPADMRIWVGSVLGAMGKRQDVTDFAQNHFLRMSSRLRNLGDLFNPSLAGISEAVIPPNSRLIGKNAAELRLRKQSGISLLAINRDKQVIREDVRNVALRAGDMLVFHSIWQDLAQAAESRDFVPVTDFPKGEQRPHKFKIAMAIFAFTILIALTSKLPVALTLMTGVACMLVTGVLRMDEAYASINWKTIFMMAGLIPLGWAMDSSGTAAWVAGHTIDRLPEGMPVWALEISLALLTTAFSLVISHVGATIVMVPIAVNLALAANGNPTAFALIVALSASNNLMTASNPVISMVTGPANYQPRELWRVGAPLSLIYIVVMVTMINLMFWWAAR is encoded by the coding sequence ATGGACACCGCGCTAACGCTGACCAACGACATGAAGCTCGTCCTCGGGCTGGTCGGCTTTACGATGGCGATGTTCCTGTTCGAGCGCATCCGCGCCGACGTGGTGGCGTTGATCGTGTTGGTGGTGTTGGGCGTCACCGGGCTGGTGGCGCCGGAGGAACTGTTTGGCGGCTTCTCCGGTAACGCGGTGATGAGCATCATCGCCACCACCATCCTGGGTGCGGGGCTGGAGCGCACCGGCGCCTTGAACCGCCTGGCCACCTGGTTGCTGCGGCGTTCGCACGGCAGCGAGCAGAGGCTGATGATGATGACGCTGGGGATCTCCGGCCTGAATTCGTCTTTCATGCAGAACCCCTCGGTGATGGCGCTCTACCTGCCGGTCGCCTCGCGGCTGGCCGCACGCACCGGGCTCACCTTGCAACGCATGCTGTTGCCGATCGCCGCGGCGATCGTGATGGGCGGTGCGCTCACCATGGTGGGCAATTCGCCGCTGATCCTGCTCAACGATTTGTTGGTGTCGGCCAACAACAATCTGCCCTCGGGCATGGCCAGCATCGAGCCGTTGACCATGTTTGCGCCGCTGCCGATCGGCCTGGCGCTGCTGGTTGCCGCCTTGCTGTATTTCCGGTTTTACGGCGACCGCAAGTTGATCGAGGAAGAGCGCCTGATCAATGAGGGCGTCACGCCTTCGCGCACCGAGAGCTATTTCGCCAAGACCTACGGCATCGACGGCGATGTGTTCGAGCTCACCGTCACCGCCGAAAGCCCACTGGTGGGCATGACCCTGGGCGAGGCCGAAGCCATTCACGATGCGCCGCTGCTGTTGGCGCTGAAGACCGGCAACGACACCCGCCTGGCCCCGCCGGCCGACATGCGCATCTGGGTCGGCAGCGTGCTGGGTGCGATGGGCAAGCGCCAGGACGTGACCGACTTTGCGCAGAACCATTTCCTGCGCATGTCCTCGCGCCTGCGCAACCTGGGCGATCTGTTCAACCCAAGCCTGGCCGGCATTTCCGAGGCGGTGATTCCGCCCAACTCGCGCCTGATCGGCAAGAACGCCGCCGAGCTGCGGCTGCGCAAGCAAAGCGGCATCAGCCTGCTGGCGATCAACCGCGACAAGCAGGTGATTCGCGAGGACGTGCGCAACGTGGCACTGCGCGCCGGCGACATGCTGGTGTTTCACAGCATCTGGCAGGACCTGGCGCAGGCCGCGGAAAGCCGCGACTTCGTGCCGGTCACCGACTTCCCGAAGGGCGAACAGCGCCCGCACAAGTTCAAGATCGCGATGGCGATCTTCGCCTTCACCATCCTGATTGCGCTGACCTCCAAGTTGCCGGTGGCACTGACCTTGATGACCGGCGTGGCCTGCATGCTGGTGACCGGCGTGCTGCGCATGGACGAGGCCTACGCCTCGATCAACTGGAAGACCATCTTCATGATGGCCGGGCTGATTCCGCTCGGCTGGGCGATGGACAGCAGCGGCACCGCGGCGTGGGTGGCCGGCCACACCATCGACCGCCTGCCGGAAGGCATGCCGGTGTGGGCGCTGGAGATCAGCCTGGCCTTGTTGACGACCGCTTTTTCACTGGTGATCAGCCATGTCGGCGCGACCATCGTGATGGTGCCGATCGCGGTCAACCTGGCGCTCGCGGCCAACGGCAACCCCACGGCGTTCGCCTTGATCGTAGCGTTGTCGGCATCCAACAACCTGATGACCGCCTCCAACCCGGTGATCTCGATGGTGACCGGCCCGGCCAACTACCAGCCGCGCGAGCTGTGGCGCGTGGGCGCACCGCTGTCACTGATCTACATCGTGGTGATGGTGACGATGATCAACCTGATGTTCTGGTGGGCGGCGCGCTGA
- a CDS encoding Rieske (2Fe-2S) protein: MSSLPPTAPIPLAQIPDAGFLEVEALWDGGPESVVLYRDGAQVRAWLNVCPHAGRRLDWAPGQFLKTKEGQLVCAAHGAAFELDAGECVSGPCRGQSLVAVPVRIDGEQVLLG, encoded by the coding sequence ATGTCGTCACTACCGCCCACCGCGCCGATTCCGTTGGCGCAGATTCCCGATGCCGGATTTCTAGAAGTCGAAGCACTGTGGGATGGCGGGCCGGAATCGGTGGTGTTGTACCGCGACGGTGCACAGGTCCGCGCCTGGTTGAACGTGTGCCCGCACGCTGGCCGCCGGCTGGATTGGGCGCCCGGCCAGTTTCTCAAGACCAAGGAAGGCCAGCTGGTGTGCGCCGCGCACGGCGCGGCGTTCGAGCTGGATGCCGGCGAATGCGTCAGCGGGCCGTGTCGCGGTCAATCGCTGGTGGCGGTGCCGGTGCGCATCGATGGCGAGCAGGTGCTGCTGGGGTGA